GAATGTAGCTGTTGATGCTGTAAGAGGAAGTAAAAATTTAAAATGGATACAGCTCAATAGTGCAGGAGCCAATCAGTATACTGAAGAAGGAGTTCTTTTAGAAGGAACTATATTAACAAATGCTACTGGAGCATATGGACTTGCTATTGCAGAACATATGCTAGGTATGGTATTATGTTTACAGAAAAAAATGTATATTTATATCAAAAATCAAAAAGAACATATGTGGAAAGATGAAGGAGCTGTAACTTCTATATATGGTTCAAAGACACTAGTAGTAGGTTTGGGAGATATAGGAGGAGAGTTTGCAATGAGAATGCATGCTCTAGGAAGTAAAGTATATGGAATAAAAAGAAATAAAAGTGTAGTACCTGAATATCTTCAAGATGTATATCAGTTAGATAAACTAGATGATATACTTCATGAATTTGATATTGTAGCTTTATCTCTGCCAGAAACAAAAGAAACTAAAAACTTATTTAACAGCCATAAATTTCAAAAAATGAAGACAGGAGCAATTCTTTTAAATGTAGGAAGAGGAAGTACTGTTCATACTGCTGATTTATGCGAAGCATTAAACAGTGGTAAATTGGGAGGAGCAGGACTAGATGTAGTAGATATAGAACCACTTCCAGTAGAAAGTCCATTATGGAATGCTAAAAACTTGATACTTACACCACATGTATCAGGAGGATATCATTTAAAAGAAACACTTGAAAGAATAAGAGAAATCTCTATAGAAAATCTTAAATCTTTTTATGAAAAAAACCTATGAAGAATTTAGTAGATTTTAAAACAGGATATAGGAAATTTGTAAAATAGGAATGTCTTTATATTAATTAGCAATTATTGAATAAATAAATTTATTAGGAGGAAAAGAAAAAAATGTATTGTTGTACTAAAGTTACAAATGATGTATCATGGATAGGTGTTAATGACAGAAAAACTGAGAGATTTGAAAACTATATGCCATTACCATATGGAGTTGCATATAATTCATATCTAATAAATGATGAAAAAACTTGTGTCATAGATGCAGTTGAATTTGGAAGTTCAGCTCTTTATATTGAAAAAGTAATATTAGGTCTTGATGGAAAGAATCTAGATTATATAGTTATTAATCATGTAGAGCCAGATCATTCAAGTGGATTAAAAGATATATTGAGAGTTTTTCCAAATGTGAAAGTGGTAGGGAATTCTAAAACTTTAGGAATGCTTAGAGCTTTTAATATTGAGTTTCCAGATGAAAATTTCATCACTGTAAAAGAAGGAGATATATTAGATTTAGGAAAACATAAACTTACTTTTGCGATGATACCAATGGTACATTGGCCAGAATCAATGGTAACTTACGATACTACTGAAAAAATACTTTTTTCTAATGATGCTTTTGGAGGATTTGGAGCATTAGATGGAGGAATATTTGATGATGAGGTAAATTTTGATTTCTATATTGATGAGATGAGAAGATATTATGCAAATATAGTAGGAAAATATGGAGCACAAGTAACTAGTGCAATAAAGAAGCTTGGAGGATTTGAAATCAAACTTATATGTCCTTCTCATGGATTGATTTGGAGAAAGGATATAAAAAAAGTTATATCATTATATAGTACTTGGGCTCAGCTTCTTCCAGAAGAAGAGGGTGTGGTAATAGTTTATGGAAGTATGTATGGAAATACAGCTAAAATGGCTGAAATTATAGGAAGAGAATTAAATGCTCAAGGAATAAAAGAAGTAAAAATATATGATGCTTCTAAAACAGATCATTCTTTCATAGTGGCTGAAATATGGAAATACAAAGGATTAGTAATTGGTTCTTGTGCTCATAATAATTCAGTTTACCCTAAAGTACAACCATTGCTTCATAAATTAGAAAATTATGGATTGAAAAATAGATATTTAGGAATATTTGGAACTATGATGTGGAGTGGTGGTGGAGTAAGAGGAATAGAAGCTTTTGCTAATGGATTAAAGGGAATAGAAGTAGTAGCAGAGCCAGTAGAAGTAAAAGGAACTCCAAAAGCTGAAGATTTAGAAAGATTAGAAAATATAGCAAGAGAAATAGCATCTAGATTAATAGCTGAAAGAAATTAATAAATTAAGATAAAAAAGCTTCCATAGCTCAATCGGATAGAGCATCTGACTTCGGATCAGAGGGTTAGGGGTTCGATTCCTCTTGGGAGCGCCATTAATATCTGAAATAGATAATAATAAAATTTAGTTTTTTAAAAATATAAAATAAAAAAGTTGTAGATTAAAAAAGTATCTACAACTTTTTTAATTTAAGGGATATAAAATTTATAAAATTAATTATAAATGGTAGATTTATAAAAGTATAATAGAAAAATTATCAAGAATTATATACAAAGAAAAAATTAGAGTTATAGAATATTAATTTTTATTTAAAAGATACAAAAACACATAATATTAACTTGTAATGTTTGATTTTTCTTGATAAATATTGTATCATATACTTGGAGAAATTCCTTAAAAGATATTATAAGGGAGTGATTTTGTGAAAAAAGTAATAGGGATATTCTTTTTATTGATGGTTATGAGTGCTTGTGGAGCTCAAACTGATGAAAGAGGATTTTACATCGAAGGGAAAAATATTGGGAAACATAAAGAAACTAATACCTTATATGATCCAGAAGGATATGATAAAGATGGATTTAATTTAGAAGGATATGACTTCAATGGATATACAAGGGAAGATTATGAAAAAGAAGGTTTAGATAATGAAAATTATGATGGAGAAGAGGAAATAGAAGAAGAAAAACAATAAAATTATAGAAAAACACAAGCTTACACAGCTTGTGTTTTTTATTTTTAAATATCATTCTAAATTGACAAATATAAGTAAATAGAGTACAATTATTAGGAATAAATAAAAGTATGAAAATATATTTTAAGGATTAAAAGAAATATTTGGAGGAAAAATGGTAAATAATGATATATTAAGAAGAGTAAGATATGCATTGAATCTAAAGGATTCTGTAATGTTGGAAATCTTTAAATCAGCAGATTGTATAATCACTCATGAGGAATTATTAAATTTATTAAAAAAAGAAGATGAAGAAGGGTTTGAAAAGTGTAATAATAAAATACTTGAAGCTTTTTTAAATGGGCTTATTATTTTAAAAAGAGGGAAACAGGAGCCAAAGCCAGGAGAAACAATTCAAGAGGTTAAAATAAATAGAAATAATATAAACAATATAATCCTTAAAAATTAAAGATAGCTCTTTCATTTAGAAGTGATGATATGTTAAAAATTTTTAAATTAGCAGGATTAGAGCTATCATCTTCTGAATTGAGTGCTCTTTTTAGAAAAGAAGATCATAAAAACTATAGAGAGTGTGGAGATAAATATATAAGAAACTTTTTAAAAGGTCTAACTATTTATTATAGAGGTTAATAATGAGGCTGACAGGGATAAGTCAGCCTTTTTTTAAAGGGAGGATTTTATGAATATGGTCTATATAATTTTACTTGTAATAACTTTTGATGCTTTCCTATTTTTGAATAATCAAAAAAAGTTTAAGGGATATGTCACTTTAAAGCATTATGCAGAAACATTAAAAATGCCTATATATCAAAAATTACTAATGATGAAAATAATGATAGTAGTTTTTTTGACAACTCTTTTAAATTTTGTTTTATAAAGTGAATTTAATAAAAATAAATAGATTTTATTCATAAAATAAATATTTTTTCTTTTGGATAAAAAATAAACATTTTTTTGCTTTTTATTTAACCTATAATATTAGATTATCTTTTTAAAATGAAGATTTTTTGTAAAAATAAAAAATAACTTGAAATTTATATTTTTTTGATAGAATATTAATGAGTATATGAAAGTTAAACTATATTTTACAAAATAAAGTTCTATTTAATAGAACTTTATATCAAATTTTTAAAACTAAATAAATTTAAAATATATCAGGAGGTCAAATGACAAGCAAAAATATTATTCTTCAAAGTTCATTTGGATCAGTATTTTCTGCAGTTGAAGATATTGAAGAAAGAGAAGGAATAGAAAGTAGTAGCCGAATGGTTGTAGTTGCTGGAAGAGTAAATAATCCAGGAGTTATTGCAATACCAGAGAATGCAACTTTGAATGATGTAATTGGGTTGGCAGGTGGAATAAAAAATAAAAAAATTTTAAGGCAGCTCAATTTGGATTACCTTTTGGAGGATTTCTTACAAAAAAAAGTTTAGATAAAGTTATAGATTTTTCTCTATTTCCAGAAGGAGTAGATAGAAATATTATTATTTTATCAGAGGAAGATTGTATTGTTTCATTTGCTAAATTCTATGTAGAATTTTTGATGAGTAAAATAGAGCGTAGTGAATATGTGCAGTATACATCAGTAGAAAATGAGATAGAAAGAATATGGAGAATATTAGATAGAATATCTAAAGGAAAAGCAAATATGAGAGATGTCTATCTTCTTAGACATTTATCTGAAACTATTAAGACAGAATTAAATCAAAGACATAATCTTGTACTAGAAAGTATAGAAGAATTTTATGAAGAAATAGAAGAGCATATAGAAGAACATAAATGTACTGCAGGTCAATGTATTCATCTTTTAAAATTCAGAATCACTGAAAAATGTATAGGGTGTACTGCATGTGCAAGAGTTTGCCCTGTGAAGTGTATCAGTGGAAAAATAAAAGAAAGACATATTTTAGATACAAGTAGATGTACTCACTGTGGTCAATGTGTTGCTGCTTGTCCTGTGGGAGCAATATTTGAAGGGGATCATACAATGAAACTCTTAAAAGATTTGGCTACACCAAATAGAATTGTTGTGGTACAGATAGCTCCAGCAGTAAGAGTAGCTATAGGAGAAGCATTTGGATTTGAGGCAGGAACAAATGTTGAAAAAAAATTGGTAGGAGCACTTAAAAAATTAGGTGTAAACTATGTATTTGATACAACTTGGGCAGCTGACATCACAGTAATGGAAGAAGCAAGTGAATTTCAAGAAAGACTTGAGAGATATTATAAAGGAGATGACACAGTAAGACTTCCTATACTAACTTCTTGTTGTCCAGCATGGGTTAAATTTATTGAACAAAATTATCCTGATATGCTTGATGTTCCATCTTCTGTGAAATCACCTATGCAGATATTCTCTACAATAGCAAAAGATATTTGGGCAAAAGAAAAAGGTTATGTAAGAGAAAGAGTATCAGTAGTGGGAATAATGCCATGTCTTGCTAAGAAATATGAGGCTTCAAGACCTGAATTTTCAAGAGGAGATAACTATGATACTGATTATGTTATTTCCACAAGAGAACTTATCAAAATTTTTAAAGAGTCTGGAATAGATCTTAAAGATGTAGAAGAAAAAGATTTTGATAATCCATTAGGAGAATATTCAGGAGCAGGAATAATTTTTGGAAGAACAGGAGGAGTTATCGAAGCTGCAACAAGAAGTACTATAGAAATGATAACAGGAACTCATTTAGATGAAATAGAATTTAAAGAATTAAGAGGTTGGGAAGGATTTAGAACTGCTGAACTTACTATTGGTCATATAGAACTTAGAATAGGAATTGCTCATGGATTAGAAGAAGCTGCAAAAATGCTTGATAAGATAAGAGCTGGAGAGGAATTCTTCCATGCTATAGAAATTATGGCTTGTAAAGGTGGCTGCATTGGTGGTGGTGGACAACCAAAAGCTGTAAAAAAACAAGAAACACTTGAAAAAAGAGCTGAAGGACTTAATACTATAGATAGAGGAATGAAGATTAGAAGATCTCATGAAAATCCTTATGTAAAAGCAATTTATGACAAATATTTAGATTATCCATTGAGTCATAAAGCACACGAACTTTTACATACTAAGTATTTCCCAAAAATAAAAAATAGATAATTTTATGGCCTGATACATTTGTGTCAGGCTTATTTTAATATCATATGATAAAATATATATAAAAAACTATGGAGAAAGATAAATGGATAATAAAAAAACATCTTTGCTGCAAATTCATATAGCTGTATTCCTTTTTGGAATATCAGGTTTATTTGCAAAATTTATTGTACAACCATCAATAATAATAGTTTTGGGGCGAGTATTTTTTTCAAGTATATTTCTTTTGCTTGGAATATGTATTTCTAAGGAAGATTTAAAATTGAAAAATAAAAAGACTTGATAATCATTTTTATTATGGGAATAATATTAGCAATACATTGGTGCACTTTTTTTCAAGGAATCAAATTTTCAACTGTGGCAATAGGATTACTAACATTTTCAACTTTTCCTATTTTTATAACATTTATGGAACCTTTTTTCTTTTGTGAAAAATTGAAAAAAGAAGATATTTTTTAGCTTTTATGACTTTTGTAGGGATACTTTTTGTTATACCTAGTTTTCAAATAAAAAATGAAATGACTATGGGAGTAATCTTTGGAATAATTTCTAGTTTTTCTTATGCTGTTCTTTCTTTGCTGAATAAGAAATATGTAAAAGAATATAAAGGAGTAATTATAGCTTTCTATGAGCAATTTATATCATTTGTAATATTATTACCTTTTTTCTTTATTATAAAGCCTGTAATTGCTGAAAAAGAAATATTACTTTTATTACTCTTGGGAATAGTATTCACTGGGATAGCACATACACTTTTTATTAATAGTTTAAAAAATATAAAAACGCAAACAGCAGGAATAATTTCCAGTTTAGAACCCTTATATGGAATATTGCTTTCAATATTTTTTTTAAATGAAATTCCTTCTATAAAAGAAATAGTTGGAGGAATAATTATTTTAGGAACTGTATTTTATTCTACAATGAAAAATTTAAAAAATAAAAATTAATAATTAATTATTTTGAAAAAAGATGACTGAAAGTGAGATTAAATTTTTGAATTTTAAAATTAGAAATATTTGTCAATTAATGAAATAAAGAAAATTAATGACGATATTATCTACGAAAGGTTCTTGAATTATATCTCTGTCTTAAAGTCATCTATTTTTTTAATATAAAGTAATAAAAAAAATTTGAAACACAAAATAAAAGAGTGAAAAAATTTAAAAATTTGATATAATAGATGGGTAAGATTTGTTTTGACATATTCAGGACAAAAAGAAGTGAGATACTTAAATAAATAAAAAGAGGAAGGAGAGGGAAATGAAAAAAGTTTTTTAGTGATATATTGTTTTGGGGAATTGCTTCTTATAGCAAAGAAATAAACCTAGATATGCTTTTGAATGAAATATCAAAAACTTCTTACCAAAATAAATTATATGAAATAAGGAAATCTACAAATGATTCAAAGGAGAAATATTATAAATTAGATACTTTTAATGGGATAGAAACTTCAGTATCTTCTGAATATAGTGATCAAGAGGATAGTTTTCAAACGACAGGGAAAATAAGTTATGGACCTTTTTATGTGGAAGGAACAAAACCTTATAATTCTGATGATGACTATGCTTCTTTTGGTATTGAAAAAAGTTTAAAAGATTTGATTTTTTCCAAAAGTGATAATGAACTTAGTAAATTAGGAATAAGCAGAGAAATAGATAGAGTAACACATGAAAAAAATATGGAAACTCAAAAAATAGATCTTATTAATTTATATAGAGATTATAAAATAAATGAACTTGAGCTTAAAATAAAGAAAAATGGATTAGTTACTTTGAAAAAAGAAGAAGATACTATGAAAAAATCTTTTAATTTGGGAGCAATAGCAAAAATAGAACTGGATACTCTTCAATATAGCATAAAAAATCTTGAGATAGAAATAAAGAATTTAGAAGACAATTTAATTAAATTGCAGGGAAGATTTTATTATGAATATAAATTTGATATAAGAGGGAGTTCTTTAGCAGAAATAGCTCCTGTAGAAAAAAATATTGATGAGCTATTAATAAAATATGGAACTAAGGATTTAGATAAACTTAAATATCAAAAAGAACTTACAAATGAAAATTTAAAGTATTTAAAATATGATGATAAAATGCCAGAAATATCATTGGGAGTAGAACATAGTACAAGATTTGATGAGAATAGGGTAGTTGCAAAATTTTCAAAAAAATTATTTGATTTTAATTATGATTTAGAAGAAGAAAAAAATAGTTTGTTAGAACAAGAGGTAACATTAAAACAGAAAATAGATGAAAATGAAGCTGAAAAACTGCAGGCTATGAATAATTATTATAATTATTTAAAAGAATATGAAGTAAATAAAAATAAAGCTGAATTAGAATTGTCAAAATATAATATAAGAAAACTTGAATATAATCTTGGAAAAGTTAATTATATAGATGTAATGGAATCTTTTGATGATTATCTAGATTATGAAGTAGCAAAAGAAAAAGCTATAAATACATTGAATGGATATATATATGAAATCATGGTCAGAGGTGAATGATGAAAAAAAAGCTTGATATAAAAATAGTACTTTTGATAATTTTAATAGTAATAGTAGCAGGAGTAGAATTTATAAGATACAGAACAACCATTGATACAAAAAAAGATATATCAACGTATGCAGCTTTGAGAGTTAAAGACAATGGTGGAAGAGGATATATAGAAGCTGATGGAAATGTTGCTGCAAATGATACCAAAAAAGTTTTTGTGGATAAAAAATTAAAAGTAGATGAAGTTTTCATACAAGAGGGAGATTATGTAGAAAAGGGTCAGTTACTGATGACTTTTGATGAAACAGAAAGAAACAATACTATGAGAAAGTTAGAAAGGGAAAGACTGGCTCTAGCAAAATTAAAAAGAGATATAAAAGTTGAAAGAGAACTTAATAAAATAGGTGGAAGTTCTGATAATGCTGTAAAGGAATTAAATGAGGAAATAAGGAAAATTGAAATAAATATAGAAGAGTATATGGAGGATCTTTCTAAAACAGCTGAGAAAATAGAAAGTCCAGTAAGTGGAACTATAACATCTCTGACTGCTCAGGAAAATTATTTGGTTGATACAGATTCACCTCTTATGGAAATTGCAGATTTATCAGACATAAAAATTGTTTTAGAAGTACCTGAATATGATGTAAAAGATATAGAACTTGGACAAAAACTTATGATTAAACCAGAAGTTTTTGAAAAGAAAAAATCATATCCAGGGGTGATAACAAAGATATCAAGAATATCAAAAGTATCAGAAACTACATCTGAAAATGTTTTGGAAGTGGAAGTAAAGCCTGATGAAGCTATTCCATATATAGTTCCTGGGTTCAAAGTATCTGCTGTAATATATTTAGAACAAAGGGATAGTGGAATACTTATTCCTAAGACAGCTATTCTTGAAGAAGCTGGAAAATATTATGTCTTTGTAAGTAGTGATGATGGAGTGCTTTCTAAGAGAATAATAGAAATAGAAAATATTAAAGGTGATGATATAGTTGTAAAAAATGGATTAAAAGCAGGAGAGAATATATTGATAACTCCTGATGAAAACTTGAAGGAGGGAAGCAAAGTATTTCTTCAGTTTAAAAATTCTGAGAGGAAAGGAGCTGGAAGAGCATGATAAAAGTAGAGCATCTCAATAAATACTACATTAATGGGGAAATGAAACTTCATGCACTGAAAGATTTATCTTTTCACATAAAAGAAGGAGAGTTTGTTGCTATAATGGGAAGCAGTGGAAGTGGAAAATCAACGATGATGAACATACTTGGCTGCTTGGATAAAAACTCAGAAGGAACATATATTTTAGATGGTATAGATGTATCAAAAATCAGAGATGAAGAATTATGTAAAATAAGAAATGTAAAAATAGGTTTTGTATTTCAGTCATTTAATCTTTTATCAAAGCTAACAGCTCTTGAAAATGTAGAGCTTCCATTGATATATGCAGGAATAGGTAAAAAAGAAAGAGAAGAAAAAGCAAAAGAAGTATTGAAAAAAGTAGGTCTTGAAAATAGAATACATCATAAACCTAATGAGCTTTCTGGAGGGCAAAGGCAAAGGGTAGCCATAGCAAGAGCTTTAGTAAATAATCCTGCGATAATACTTGCAGACGAACCAACAGGAAATCTCGATAGTGTGTCTGAAAAAGAGATAATGGAGATATTTACAGATTTTAATAAACAGGGGAAAACTATAATTGTGGTAACTCATGAACCAGAAGTTGCAAAATATGTAAAAAGAGTTCTTCTGTTTAAAGATGGAAGAATAATAAGAGATGGTGAACCAGAATGAATTTTATTGAAAGTTTGAAAAGTGCTATTCAAAGTCTTAAAGGTAATAAGATGAGGTCATTTCTTACAATGCTTGGGATAATAATAGGGATATCTTCTGTTATAACTATGTCTGCTATTGGAAAAGGTGGTCAGGAAAATATAACTGGAAATCTTAAAGAGGGAGGATATGGAAAATTTACAATATCTGTAGATAAACAAGATGAAGAGTTTAGATGGAAATATCTTCTAGATGACTCTATTATAGAGAAAATAAGAGAAAGTGGAAAATTTAAGGCTGTCAGTCCTAAAATAAGCAGTAATTTTGCAGTGAAAATTGGAGAAAGAAAGGAAATGATGTTTCTCAGTGTAACTACTCCAGATTTTGAAGAGATAGATAAAATAAATATTGTTTATGGAAGAAATATACTTCCATTTGAATATGAAAGTGGAGAAAAAGTTATAACAATAGATCAACTTACAGCCAGAGCTCTTTTTACCAATGAAAAAAACGCTGTAGGTCAGACAGTGGAACTTTCACAAGGGAGAAGAGGAAATGATATAACTTACAAAATAGTGGGAGTGTATAAAAATCCTTTGGAACAGATGATAAAAATAATGGGAGGACGAAGAATTCCTAGATTTGTAAGAATGCCTCTTAATACTTATGATAAACTCTTTGATTTACAGTCAGGGGGATATACATCATTGATAGTAGAAGGAAAAGATCCTGAGAAACTAGCTGAGAGTATGACTGATGCTAAAAAACTTATGGCAGATATAACAGGAATAGAGGAACTATATGAAGTAAATGCTGAGTCAAATGCTGCAGCTTCTTTTGATAATATATTATCTACTTTAAATATATTTGTTACCTTTGTTGCAGGAATATCCCTTTTTGTTGGAGGAATAGGAGTAATGAACATAATGTTGGTTAGTGTGATAGAAAGAACAAAGGAAATTGGAATTAGAAAAGCAATTGGGGCAACAAATGGAGATATAATGATACAGTTTTTAATGGAATCAATTATTTTAACAGGACTGGGAGGAATACTTGGAATAATAATAGGAATTTTATTAGGTTTAGGAATAGGCTTTGTTGTAAAAATTCCACCAATATTTTCTACAATTTCTATAATTTCTTCATTGATAGTTTCAACTGTAATAGGAATAGTATTTGGGGTAACACCTGCTAAAAAAGCAGCTCAACTTAATCCAGTAGATGCTTTAAGAAGTGAATAAAATGAAAAGAGAGGTTGGTTGAGAGCGAGATTGCTTTAAACTAACCTCTTTAACTTAAAGAAGACTAGGCAAGATACCTAAAATTGTAAAGATTAATATTGTTTTTACATTATAAATGACTTCTTTTCTCTTATTTTCAATAGTAAATAAGGATTTGTCAGGAAGATTTTTTTTGTGATAATGTTTGGATATGAGCACAATAAAAATATAACCAAGGGTAAAAAATAGAATATCCATAGTGTCAAAAGTTCCAATTACACTTCCATGTCCTCCAAAGTATAACTGAACAAATTCTAAGATTATCATTAAGATATAGATACTTGTAAAAACAATAAAGTCATAAAAATAAAATATTCTATCAATTAATAGTGCTGCTCCAAAAGAAAAAAGCCATAATCCATCTGGAAGGGAATAAACCACCCAGGTAGAAAACATTTTTCTATATAGTTTTGCAAAATCTCTTATGTGTAAAACAGGTTTGCTCAAAAAAGTAGAATGTATTAGTTTGAAGTAAAAAAGATTTCTACTTCTATAGAGCAGATAAATTCCTATCCCTAAGAAAAGTGGAAAAAGAATTAAAAGTATTTTTCTCTTTCTCATATTGTCCTCTCATTCAATATTGGTATAAATTACAAAAAAATATTTCTATGTAGTTACAATACCTTGAACTTGGAAAAAAGTCAATATTAAATTGAAAAACTTCAAGAAGAAATTAAAAAAAGATTGACTTATAAATGTAAGTGGTATAAAATTTTTATTGATTTTCATATTAAAATATTATTTTTTGTAAAAAGTTAAATTTTATAAAAGTGAATAATAAAATTTTTCTAAAAAGGAAATTCGTATATTAATTTGTATAAAAAAGGTATATAATGAATGAGTTTTATTTTCGGGGGAGAATAAAAATCAAAAGATTAAAAGATTTTACTCAATGATTCCCAAGATAGGTCTTAGGGAAATTTTACTTAGATAAGGGGGAAAAAACTTGGAATATAAAC
Above is a window of Fusobacterium varium DNA encoding:
- the macB_2 gene encoding Macrolide export ATP-binding/permease protein MacB; the protein is MNFIESLKSAIQSLKGNKMRSFLTMLGIIIGISSVITMSAIGKGGQENITGNLKEGGYGKFTISVDKQDEEFRWKYLLDDSIIEKIRESGKFKAVSPKISSNFAVKIGERKEMMFLSVTTPDFEEIDKINIVYGRNILPFEYESGEKVITIDQLTARALFTNEKNAVGQTVELSQGRRGNDITYKIVGVYKNPLEQMIKIMGGRRIPRFVRMPLNTYDKLFDLQSGGYTSLIVEGKDPEKLAESMTDAKKLMADITGIEELYEVNAESNAAASFDNILSTLNIFVTFVAGISLFVGGIGVMNIMLVSVIERTKEIGIRKAIGATNGDIMIQFLMESIILTGLGGILGIIIGILLGLGIGFVVKIPPIFSTISIISSLIVSTVIGIVFGVTPAKKAAQLNPVDALRSE
- the macB_1 gene encoding Macrolide export ATP-binding/permease protein MacB, yielding MIKVEHLNKYYINGEMKLHALKDLSFHIKEGEFVAIMGSSGSGKSTMMNILGCLDKNSEGTYILDGIDVSKIRDEELCKIRNVKIGFVFQSFNLLSKLTALENVELPLIYAGIGKKEREEKAKEVLKKVGLENRIHHKPNELSGGQRQRVAIARALVNNPAIILADEPTGNLDSVSEKEIMEIFTDFNKQGKTIIVVTHEPEVAKYVKRVLLFKDGRIIRDGEPE
- a CDS encoding multidrug efflux system subunit MdtA; this translates as MKKKLDIKIVLLIILIVIVAGVEFIRYRTTIDTKKDISTYAALRVKDNGGRGYIEADGNVAANDTKKVFVDKKLKVDEVFIQEGDYVEKGQLLMTFDETERNNTMRKLERERLALAKLKRDIKVERELNKIGGSSDNAVKELNEEIRKIEINIEEYMEDLSKTAEKIESPVSGTITSLTAQENYLVDTDSPLMEIADLSDIKIVLEVPEYDVKDIELGQKLMIKPEVFEKKKSYPGVITKISRISKVSETTSENVLEVEVKPDEAIPYIVPGFKVSAVIYLEQRDSGILIPKTAILEEAGKYYVFVSSDDGVLSKRIIEIENIKGDDIVVKNGLKAGENILITPDENLKEGSKVFLQFKNSERKGAGRA
- a CDS encoding Protein of uncharacterised function (DUF1456); amino-acid sequence: MVNNDILRRVRYALNLKDSVMLEIFKSADCIITHEELLNLLKKEDEEGFEKCNNKILEAFLNGLIILKRGKQEPKPGETIQEVKINRNNINNIILKN
- a CDS encoding SLBB domain gives rise to the protein MTSKNIILQSSFGSVFSAVEDIEEREGIESSSRMVVVAGRVNNPGVIAIPENATLNDVIGLAGGIKNKKILRQLNLDYLLEDFLQKKV
- a CDS encoding Putative 2-hydroxyacid dehydrogenase HI_1556; protein product: MEEKHKRKIATIASDAEVIYLTPDKAEKSIVQEAEIILGNVAVDAVRGSKNLKWIQLNSAGANQYTEEGVLLEGTILTNATGAYGLAIAEHMLGMVLCLQKKMYIYIKNQKEHMWKDEGAVTSIYGSKTLVVGLGDIGGEFAMRMHALGSKVYGIKRNKSVVPEYLQDVYQLDKLDDILHEFDIVALSLPETKETKNLFNSHKFQKMKTGAILLNVGRGSTVHTADLCEALNSGKLGGAGLDVVDIEPLPVESPLWNAKNLILTPHVSGGYHLKETLERIREISIENLKSFYEKNL
- a CDS encoding Predicted permease, DMT superfamily, which encodes MTFVGILFVIPSFQIKNEMTMGVIFGIISSFSYAVLSLLNKKYVKEYKGVIIAFYEQFISFVILLPFFFIIKPVIAEKEILLLLLLGIVFTGIAHTLFINSLKNIKTQTAGIISSLEPLYGILLSIFFLNEIPSIKEIVGGIIILGTVFYSTMKNLKNKN
- the fprA gene encoding Nitric oxide reductase — encoded protein: MYCCTKVTNDVSWIGVNDRKTERFENYMPLPYGVAYNSYLINDEKTCVIDAVEFGSSALYIEKVILGLDGKNLDYIVINHVEPDHSSGLKDILRVFPNVKVVGNSKTLGMLRAFNIEFPDENFITVKEGDILDLGKHKLTFAMIPMVHWPESMVTYDTTEKILFSNDAFGGFGALDGGIFDDEVNFDFYIDEMRRYYANIVGKYGAQVTSAIKKLGGFEIKLICPSHGLIWRKDIKKVISLYSTWAQLLPEEEGVVIVYGSMYGNTAKMAEIIGRELNAQGIKEVKIYDASKTDHSFIVAEIWKYKGLVIGSCAHNNSVYPKVQPLLHKLENYGLKNRYLGIFGTMMWSGGGVRGIEAFANGLKGIEVVAEPVEVKGTPKAEDLERLENIAREIASRLIAERN
- a CDS encoding Iron hydrogenase 1; translated protein: MSKIERSEYVQYTSVENEIERIWRILDRISKGKANMRDVYLLRHLSETIKTELNQRHNLVLESIEEFYEEIEEHIEEHKCTAGQCIHLLKFRITEKCIGCTACARVCPVKCISGKIKERHILDTSRCTHCGQCVAACPVGAIFEGDHTMKLLKDLATPNRIVVVQIAPAVRVAIGEAFGFEAGTNVEKKLVGALKKLGVNYVFDTTWAADITVMEEASEFQERLERYYKGDDTVRLPILTSCCPAWVKFIEQNYPDMLDVPSSVKSPMQIFSTIAKDIWAKEKGYVRERVSVVGIMPCLAKKYEASRPEFSRGDNYDTDYVISTRELIKIFKESGIDLKDVEEKDFDNPLGEYSGAGIIFGRTGGVIEAATRSTIEMITGTHLDEIEFKELRGWEGFRTAELTIGHIELRIGIAHGLEEAAKMLDKIRAGEEFFHAIEIMACKGGCIGGGGQPKAVKKQETLEKRAEGLNTIDRGMKIRRSHENPYVKAIYDKYLDYPLSHKAHELLHTKYFPKIKNR
- a CDS encoding Outer membrane efflux protein, coding for MFWGIASYSKEINLDMLLNEISKTSYQNKLYEIRKSTNDSKEKYYKLDTFNGIETSVSSEYSDQEDSFQTTGKISYGPFYVEGTKPYNSDDDYASFGIEKSLKDLIFSKSDNELSKLGISREIDRVTHEKNMETQKIDLINLYRDYKINELELKIKKNGLVTLKKEEDTMKKSFNLGAIAKIELDTLQYSIKNLEIEIKNLEDNLIKLQGRFYYEYKFDIRGSSLAEIAPVEKNIDELLIKYGTKDLDKLKYQKELTNENLKYLKYDDKMPEISLGVEHSTRFDENRVVAKFSKKLFDFNYDLEEEKNSLLEQEVTLKQKIDENEAEKLQAMNNYYNYLKEYEVNKNKAELELSKYNIRKLEYNLGKVNYIDVMESFDDYLDYEVAKEKAINTLNGYIYEIMVRGE